From one Desulfitibacter alkalitolerans DSM 16504 genomic stretch:
- the dtd gene encoding D-aminoacyl-tRNA deacylase, giving the protein MRAVVQRVSSASVDVADSIVRRIDAGVLIYLGVGRSDTEKDADYLAEKIANLRIFEDHEGKMNLSLLDRQGQALIVSQFTLYGDSRKGRRPSFTDAAPPEEGERLFKYFVEQMQNKWKIAVETGIFREYMIVHSVNEGPVTMLLDSSKIF; this is encoded by the coding sequence ATGAGAGCAGTAGTACAAAGGGTTTCTAGTGCCTCAGTTGATGTGGCAGACAGCATTGTCAGAAGAATTGATGCTGGAGTACTTATCTATTTAGGAGTAGGCAGGAGTGATACAGAGAAGGATGCCGATTATCTGGCTGAAAAAATTGCTAATCTTAGAATTTTTGAGGACCATGAAGGCAAGATGAACCTTTCACTTCTGGATAGGCAGGGACAGGCCCTAATAGTATCACAGTTTACACTTTATGGAGACAGCCGTAAGGGCCGTAGACCCAGCTTTACAGACGCAGCACCACCTGAAGAAGGGGAGCGGCTTTTTAAATATTTTGTTGAACAAATGCAAAATAAATGGAAAATTGCCGTTGAAACTGGTATATTTAGAGAATATATGATTGTCCATTCTGTAAATGAAGGTCCTGTAACAATGCTATTAGATAGCTCTAAAATTTTTTGA
- the recJ gene encoding single-stranded-DNA-specific exonuclease RecJ produces MEKANKIWYIKPSEPNLQCELSKGLGVSPLVSQLLINRGITNQDEGKSFLSSNLSHLSDPWHINGMEAAWERFLLAKEKGERILIYGDYDVDGLTATAIMIEFIKNAGLEVEYLIPNRMENGYGLSMDMLPAVEDKNCSLVITVDCGINSIEEVRVLKKKGIDVIVTDHHLPGENLPEAWAVINPKLKSPKEAYDLAGVGVAFKVVQAFSERLQIEGQVPDVLDLVALGTVADIVPLFGDNRIIVKEGLKVLASTHRKGLKALMNVSGINGQGITTQELSFGLAPRINAAGRVGDSAAALELLLTKSIQRSDELAKILNRTNQERQVIEGAISNQAEEMLRELDLSSQRIVVLASEFWHPGIIGIVASRLANKIYRPVILIAIEGEKGRGSARSIIQCNIYEALHYCSELLEEFGGHELAAGITIAVDKIEEFRRRINSWANNLDESVFVPKVFGDAEVVFSELHRELVKELETLAPFGEGNPSPLLMCRDIDIINSKKVGKMENHLKMVVASDAAVIDAIGFKLGAYDEIATAGNKVDLAFELENNYWNGNENLQLKLKDIKKAGFNNEIQILCKKVIKAEEKPLPIEKGDFHGSVLEINSDMEVLFQQFSKQKGTIYVIGDTVAFSHVLFTYWKSYIKRLNMDAYFLSGSDTDHKIDNIIHKKNNSTSVIFASAAWLNHYKVIISNQSCTTIRIASSSIDTDSHNVDDMEIKKNYIIYNQETVVYDEIGYDLISQGQLIAIVSNEASVIWVRDKSELKKLLKKIQSSIGTHNISYWDYELSYDKQREMVERFNSGITNIFVAIHSFPRGYITREAIDIFIDFPLDKSCWDYLMLNKNSKFLYAGQDISKIQYLIDDMYPTKDALKLIYTFARQSKKELIDINFHKLHAFLARKGTIINEKTFKTIINTFNELGLTGSSNDPQVDLNRSWRYKENLHQQQACKDFITRLI; encoded by the coding sequence GTGGAGAAAGCAAACAAAATATGGTACATAAAACCTTCTGAACCTAATTTACAATGTGAGTTGAGCAAGGGGCTGGGGGTATCACCTCTAGTTTCCCAATTATTAATAAATAGAGGCATTACAAACCAGGATGAGGGCAAAAGCTTTCTCTCTTCTAATTTGAGCCATTTAAGTGATCCATGGCATATAAATGGTATGGAGGCAGCCTGGGAAAGATTTTTATTAGCCAAGGAAAAAGGTGAAAGAATTTTAATATATGGTGATTATGACGTTGATGGTTTAACTGCAACTGCTATAATGATAGAGTTCATAAAAAATGCAGGGTTAGAAGTTGAATATCTTATTCCCAATCGAATGGAAAATGGCTATGGCTTAAGTATGGATATGCTTCCTGCTGTTGAGGATAAAAATTGTTCTCTAGTTATTACCGTTGACTGTGGTATTAATTCAATAGAAGAGGTTAGGGTACTTAAAAAAAAGGGTATAGATGTAATTGTAACAGATCACCATCTTCCTGGGGAAAATCTTCCTGAGGCCTGGGCAGTCATAAATCCAAAGCTGAAATCCCCTAAAGAGGCCTATGACCTGGCAGGTGTTGGGGTTGCTTTTAAAGTTGTTCAAGCATTTTCTGAAAGATTACAAATAGAGGGCCAGGTTCCTGATGTATTAGATCTGGTAGCTTTAGGAACTGTAGCTGATATTGTTCCTCTTTTTGGTGATAACAGAATCATTGTGAAGGAAGGCCTAAAGGTATTAGCCTCTACCCATAGGAAGGGTCTAAAGGCACTAATGAACGTTTCAGGCATTAATGGACAAGGTATTACTACTCAAGAACTGTCTTTTGGTCTGGCCCCCAGGATTAATGCAGCAGGACGAGTGGGAGATAGTGCAGCTGCACTTGAACTGCTACTAACTAAGTCTATTCAGAGGTCAGATGAATTAGCAAAGATACTAAATAGAACAAACCAAGAACGTCAGGTAATAGAAGGTGCAATCAGTAATCAAGCGGAAGAAATGTTAAGGGAGCTGGATTTATCATCACAAAGAATTGTGGTTCTAGCATCAGAGTTTTGGCATCCGGGAATAATTGGCATTGTAGCCTCACGCCTTGCTAATAAAATCTATAGACCCGTCATTTTAATTGCAATTGAAGGGGAAAAGGGTAGGGGCTCTGCGAGAAGTATAATTCAATGTAATATTTATGAAGCTTTGCATTATTGTTCTGAACTGCTTGAAGAATTCGGAGGTCATGAGCTAGCAGCAGGAATTACTATTGCCGTGGACAAAATAGAAGAGTTTCGCAGGAGAATTAATTCCTGGGCTAATAATCTTGATGAAAGTGTATTTGTTCCAAAGGTTTTCGGGGATGCAGAAGTTGTTTTTTCAGAGCTCCATAGGGAGCTTGTAAAGGAACTTGAGACCCTGGCACCATTTGGCGAGGGTAACCCAAGTCCCCTTTTAATGTGCAGAGATATTGATATAATTAATTCCAAAAAGGTTGGCAAAATGGAAAACCATTTGAAAATGGTCGTAGCATCAGATGCAGCAGTAATTGATGCCATTGGATTTAAATTGGGGGCATATGATGAAATTGCCACAGCAGGCAACAAAGTTGATCTGGCATTTGAGCTGGAAAACAATTACTGGAATGGGAATGAGAATCTACAGTTAAAATTGAAGGATATTAAGAAAGCTGGTTTTAATAATGAAATACAAATACTTTGTAAAAAAGTAATTAAAGCAGAGGAAAAACCGCTTCCTATAGAAAAAGGTGATTTTCATGGTAGTGTGCTTGAAATAAACTCTGACATGGAGGTTCTCTTTCAGCAATTTTCAAAACAGAAGGGTACTATTTATGTTATAGGCGATACTGTTGCTTTTAGTCATGTCTTATTTACTTATTGGAAGTCCTATATAAAAAGGCTTAATATGGATGCATACTTTTTGTCTGGAAGTGACACGGACCATAAAATTGATAATATTATACATAAAAAAAATAATTCAACCAGCGTCATATTTGCATCAGCGGCCTGGCTGAATCATTACAAGGTAATTATATCAAACCAGAGCTGTACAACAATTAGAATTGCATCCTCGTCAATAGACACAGATTCTCACAATGTAGATGACATGGAGATAAAAAAGAATTATATTATATATAATCAAGAAACAGTAGTATATGATGAAATAGGATATGATTTAATATCACAAGGACAATTAATAGCTATTGTTAGTAATGAAGCTTCTGTTATATGGGTAAGAGACAAATCTGAATTAAAAAAACTTTTAAAGAAAATACAAAGCAGTATAGGCACACATAACATTTCTTACTGGGATTATGAATTAAGTTATGATAAACAGAGGGAAATGGTTGAAAGGTTTAATTCAGGAATAACTAACATATTTGTGGCAATTCACTCATTTCCCAGGGGATATATTACTAGAGAAGCTATAGATATATTTATAGATTTTCCACTTGATAAATCCTGTTGGGATTATCTTATGCTAAACAAGAACTCCAAGTTCTTATATGCTGGTCAAGACATTTCCAAAATTCAATATCTTATTGACGATATGTATCCAACAAAGGATGCTCTAAAGCTTATATATACATTTGCAAGGCAATCTAAAAAAGAGTTAATTGATATTAATTTTCATAAGCTTCATGCATTCCTAGCCAGAAAGGGAACAATCATAAATGAAAAAACCTTTAAAACCATAATAAATACTTTTAACGAGCTTGGCTTAACTGGCAGCTCTAATGATCCCCAGGTTGACCTTAATAGATCATGGAGATATAAAGAAAATTTACATCAGCAGCAGGCTTGTAAGGACTTTATTACACGTTTAATCTAA
- a CDS encoding LapA family protein, whose translation MQAYLVGALLFAVLVAIFAIQNVRPVDIRFLTWQIQEISLVLVILGSASIGAVVVFFLGTVKQISNHRQIKELRRKNDELEKTVKELQAIKENHNNLDQDSIETELDETNEAHEPLPDEHEIEEEERN comes from the coding sequence ATGCAGGCATATCTGGTGGGAGCATTATTATTTGCTGTGTTAGTTGCAATCTTTGCAATACAAAATGTGAGACCAGTTGATATACGCTTTTTAACCTGGCAGATACAGGAGATATCTTTAGTTTTGGTCATTTTAGGTTCAGCCTCAATAGGTGCAGTAGTAGTTTTTTTCCTTGGAACAGTTAAGCAAATCTCCAATCATCGGCAAATCAAGGAATTAAGGAGAAAAAATGATGAGTTAGAAAAAACAGTAAAGGAACTTCAAGCCATTAAAGAAAACCATAATAATCTGGACCAAGATTCAATAGAAACGGAATTGGATGAAACTAATGAAGCACATGAACCACTGCCTGATGAACATGAAATTGAGGAAGAAGAAAGAAATTAA
- a CDS encoding MBL fold metallo-hydrolase produces the protein MYFRMLPVGMLQTNAYLLGCERTKKCLVIDPGDEGERILHTVNTDGYKLEKIINTHGHYDHIGGNSIIKEKTDAQVCIHEADKEFLEDEKLCLSSWIPNAQKLVGADVLLKEGDVITLGDIALEVIHTPGHTPGCISLKGHGFLFTGDTLFAGSIGRTDLPGGDYKMIIRSLKEKLAPLDDSLSVYPGHGPQSNLGYEKKNNPYF, from the coding sequence GTGTATTTTAGAATGCTGCCTGTAGGTATGCTGCAAACCAATGCTTATCTGCTAGGATGTGAAAGAACAAAGAAGTGTCTAGTTATTGATCCCGGGGATGAGGGTGAAAGAATTCTCCATACAGTAAATACTGATGGATACAAATTAGAAAAGATAATTAACACACACGGTCACTATGATCATATAGGTGGTAATAGCATAATTAAAGAAAAAACTGATGCACAAGTATGCATTCATGAAGCAGACAAGGAATTTTTAGAGGATGAAAAACTTTGTTTAAGTTCGTGGATTCCTAATGCACAAAAGCTGGTTGGTGCTGATGTTTTGTTGAAGGAAGGAGATGTTATAACCTTAGGTGATATTGCTTTAGAGGTTATACATACTCCAGGCCATACACCGGGATGTATTTCATTAAAGGGACATGGCTTCTTATTTACAGGTGATACACTTTTTGCAGGCTCTATTGGGAGAACTGACCTGCCAGGAGGAGACTATAAGATGATTATTAGATCGCTTAAGGAAAAGCTAGCTCCCCTGGACGACAGCTTATCTGTATATCCTGGACATGGACCCCAATCTAATTTGGGCTACGAAAAGAAAAACAATCCTTATTTTTAA
- a CDS encoding IS4 family transposase: MQGKDIKKSTFLQLFSPIINEKFLNLLSDMEVDKYLKKLSTVELIELLANSQINQRASLRDISNDFNNDGFCEAFDCESFSPSQISRRLRDLPVEVVAYLFKNITTQLGKELGHDRIRQEMGRLLILDSSAISLCLSLFRWAKFRETKAGIKLHLLLEFCNGVVIPEEAIVTPAKPADKNMMDDMIIYEQGTIYVFDRAYVDYEKFDAYCKEGIYFVSRLKSNAIVEVIEDYPTSGNITKHQLVRLGKDGSTKMEHPLQLIETQDSKGNKIIIITNKLELSVDELSSIYLYRWQIEVFFKWLKQQFCIKHFYGQSPQAVENQILIALITHCLLMLLKLKTGYQGLMLNFKRMLITCLLEAFSTFIRKLHRKPKRTSKGRRKIDHELTYKMTLRQVIAGESDHLDDLTYDPVLL, encoded by the coding sequence ATGCAAGGCAAGGATATCAAAAAATCCACTTTTTTGCAACTGTTTAGTCCTATAATTAATGAAAAATTTTTAAATTTGCTGTCAGACATGGAGGTAGATAAGTATTTAAAAAAGTTATCTACAGTAGAACTTATTGAACTGCTAGCCAATTCTCAGATTAATCAAAGAGCTAGTTTAAGAGATATTAGCAATGATTTTAATAATGATGGATTTTGCGAAGCTTTTGATTGTGAATCCTTTAGTCCTTCACAAATATCTCGTAGATTAAGAGATCTACCAGTAGAGGTAGTAGCTTATTTATTCAAAAATATCACTACGCAACTTGGTAAAGAACTTGGTCATGATAGAATACGTCAAGAAATGGGACGGTTGCTAATACTTGATTCTAGCGCCATAAGCTTATGTTTATCTCTGTTTAGATGGGCTAAATTCAGAGAAACTAAAGCAGGGATAAAGCTTCATTTACTACTTGAATTCTGCAATGGTGTGGTTATACCAGAAGAAGCAATAGTTACACCAGCAAAGCCTGCAGATAAAAACATGATGGATGATATGATAATCTATGAACAAGGAACCATCTATGTTTTTGACAGGGCGTATGTTGATTATGAGAAATTTGATGCATACTGTAAAGAGGGTATTTACTTCGTCAGTCGCTTAAAAAGCAATGCAATAGTAGAAGTAATAGAAGATTATCCAACCTCTGGTAACATAACAAAACATCAGCTAGTACGCCTTGGTAAAGATGGCTCTACAAAAATGGAGCATCCCCTACAGCTTATAGAGACACAAGACAGTAAAGGCAATAAGATAATTATCATAACGAATAAGCTAGAACTATCTGTAGATGAGTTAAGTAGTATTTACCTCTATCGCTGGCAAATAGAAGTATTTTTCAAATGGCTCAAACAGCAGTTTTGCATTAAGCACTTTTATGGGCAAAGTCCCCAGGCAGTGGAAAACCAGATACTAATAGCACTAATAACACATTGCTTGCTGATGCTGCTTAAATTAAAAACTGGCTATCAGGGTTTAATGCTAAATTTTAAAAGAATGCTAATCACTTGCTTATTAGAAGCATTTAGTACATTTATTCGCAAGCTTCATCGAAAACCTAAGCGGACCTCGAAGGGGCGACGAAAAATTGACCACGAACTAACTTACAAAATGACTCTAAGGCAGGTTATAGCAGGCGAATCAGATCATTTAGATGATCTTACTTATGACCCAGTACTACTGTAA
- the secD gene encoding protein translocase subunit SecD → MVKYANTFKLLLVILLVAAISFFSYPPLINSLNLGLDLRGGVHIVLGAIETEDVKVTDEDMEQLMMVMRQRVDELGVSEPYIQREGDKRLIVELAGIDDPEEAVKIIGKTASLEFQLADGTVILHGGDLETAQARMDQYTQRPQVNLKFKPEGARVFAQVTGELANSYPPQDPRRYIAILLDGEVLTNPHVNEAIPDGQAVISGGFTEFIEAANLAALLRAGALPVDVEILEKRLVGPQLGLDSIEKSKKAIAIGITFIILFMLLVYRLNGLAANISLALYGVVLLALISGIKATLTLPGIAGLLLSVGMAVDANIIIYERIKEELRNKKSIRAAVDAGFRRATLTILDANMTTLIGAFVLYFFGAGMIRGFAVTLTLGILASMFTSLIFTRILLRTAVKIKIFQNTRYFGV, encoded by the coding sequence ATGGTGAAATATGCTAATACATTTAAGTTGCTGTTGGTCATATTATTAGTAGCTGCCATCAGCTTTTTTTCTTATCCACCTCTAATTAATTCTCTTAACCTTGGTTTAGATTTACGAGGGGGAGTTCATATTGTCCTTGGCGCCATTGAGACAGAAGATGTTAAGGTGACAGATGAAGACATGGAGCAATTAATGATGGTAATGAGGCAAAGAGTTGATGAGCTGGGAGTAAGTGAACCCTATATTCAAAGAGAAGGGGATAAAAGACTCATTGTTGAACTCGCAGGAATTGATGATCCTGAAGAAGCAGTTAAAATTATTGGAAAGACTGCATCTTTAGAATTTCAGCTAGCAGATGGTACTGTAATCTTACATGGTGGAGATTTGGAGACGGCCCAGGCTAGAATGGATCAATATACGCAAAGACCCCAGGTAAACCTTAAGTTTAAGCCTGAGGGAGCAAGGGTTTTTGCCCAGGTTACTGGAGAACTGGCAAATTCTTATCCTCCACAGGATCCCAGGAGATATATAGCAATACTATTAGATGGTGAAGTACTAACAAATCCTCATGTTAACGAGGCAATTCCAGATGGACAAGCTGTAATTAGTGGTGGCTTTACCGAGTTCATTGAGGCAGCCAACCTGGCAGCTCTTTTAAGAGCCGGTGCGCTACCTGTAGATGTTGAAATTCTTGAAAAAAGATTAGTAGGCCCCCAACTTGGGCTTGATTCAATTGAAAAAAGCAAAAAGGCTATTGCCATAGGAATTACATTTATTATTCTATTTATGCTTTTAGTTTATAGATTAAATGGGCTTGCAGCCAATATATCGCTAGCCCTTTATGGAGTAGTATTACTTGCTTTAATTTCAGGCATCAAGGCCACTTTAACCCTGCCTGGAATAGCAGGTCTGCTATTATCTGTGGGTATGGCAGTAGATGCAAATATTATTATTTATGAGCGAATTAAAGAAGAACTGCGGAACAAGAAAAGTATCAGGGCAGCAGTTGACGCTGGATTTAGAAGAGCAACCCTTACAATATTAGATGCTAATATGACCACTTTAATTGGTGCCTTCGTTTTATATTTCTTTGGTGCAGGTATGATTAGAGGTTTTGCGGTAACCCTAACCCTGGGGATTCTAGCAAGCATGTTTACCTCATTAATTTTCACCAGAATCCTTTTACGTACTGCAGTTAAGATTAAAATATTTCAAAATACCAGGTATTTTGGTGTATAG
- the secF gene encoding protein translocase subunit SecF, giving the protein MFFDFIGKRKLWFLMSLIIIIPGLISLMFQGLNLGIDFAGGTKVMVKFSQEVSSEDIREVLSEHNLGRSTIQASENNQFIIRTPILTEQENTQVVNALREKLGDMQILSNESVGSVVSAELQEKAIIALLIATVLMVVYITIRFELSFALSAITALFHDILITLSIFSIFQIEINISFVAAILTIIGYSINDTIVIFDRIRENLEFRQKETLSELVNKSIHQNLVRSIFTSLTSVAVLLALLIFGGDTTRVFALAMIIGFISGTYSSICIASPVWLELKKRWFVNDRRKKKKVNPAPSR; this is encoded by the coding sequence ATGTTCTTTGATTTTATAGGAAAGAGAAAATTATGGTTCCTTATGTCGCTTATTATAATTATCCCAGGATTGATTTCGCTAATGTTCCAGGGACTTAACCTTGGGATAGACTTTGCTGGTGGTACAAAGGTAATGGTTAAGTTTTCTCAGGAGGTTTCTTCTGAAGATATTAGGGAAGTGCTGTCTGAGCACAATCTTGGAAGAAGCACTATTCAGGCAAGTGAAAATAACCAGTTCATCATTAGAACACCCATTTTAACTGAGCAGGAAAATACTCAGGTTGTAAATGCATTAAGAGAAAAATTAGGTGATATGCAGATACTAAGTAATGAATCTGTTGGTTCTGTTGTAAGTGCAGAGCTGCAAGAAAAAGCAATAATTGCTCTCTTAATCGCAACAGTATTGATGGTTGTTTATATTACAATTAGATTTGAGTTAAGCTTTGCCTTATCGGCCATAACAGCCCTTTTCCATGATATTTTAATTACCTTGAGCATTTTTTCAATATTCCAGATAGAAATCAATATATCATTTGTAGCAGCAATACTCACTATTATTGGTTATTCCATAAACGATACTATAGTAATATTTGACAGGATCAGGGAAAACCTTGAATTCAGACAAAAGGAAACCTTATCAGAGCTTGTAAACAAAAGTATTCATCAGAATTTAGTAAGGTCAATCTTTACTTCACTAACTTCAGTGGCCGTTTTGCTTGCCTTACTCATTTTTGGTGGTGATACTACAAGGGTTTTTGCTCTGGCAATGATAATTGGTTTTATCAGCGGAACCTATTCATCCATTTGTATAGCAAGTCCGGTATGGTTAGAGCTAAAAAAGCGCTGGTTTGTAAATGATAGAAGAAAAAAGAAGAAGGTAAACCCAGCACCTTCAAGGTAA
- a CDS encoding RelA/SpoT family protein encodes MPIDDLIKQVREYNPDADVGFIQDAYEFAKEAHKGQQRRSGQEYIVHPVEAAKILADLHMDVITIVTGLLHDVVEDTDVPLSKICEAFGEDVAQLVDGVTKLSRIEFKSKEEQQVENLRKMFLAMAKDIRVIIIKLADRLHNMRTLRHQSPEKQREIAEETLEIFAPLAHRLGIFRIKWELEDLALRYMHPQKYYQLVQSISMKRQEREQYINEVIAILKAKLDEVGIKSDIQGRPKHFYSIYNKMEKQQKHINEIYDLIAVRLVVDSVKDCYGALGIIHTLWKPIPMRFKDYIAMPKPNMYQSLHTTVLGPRGEPFEIQIRTWDMHKTAEFGIAAHWEYKEGHVGDQKFNEKLIWLRQLLDWQRDQKDASEFMESLKVDFFSDRVYVFTPAGDVVELPAGSVPIDFAYRIHSDVGHQCVGAKVNGKIVPLDYQLKTGDIVEVLTYKSSGPSRDWLNLVQTSQAKNRIRQWFRKEQREENIIKGREILEKECKKLGLPMGDTLKTNNLLEAAKRYNIMSVDDLYVAFAEGAISAIQVLHWIKDNFKIKIKKDTKEETQPGPEKPLKPFSGYGKPSSGVRVKGIDNLLVRLSRCCNPLPGDKIIGYITKGRGVSIHRTDCPNVADSLNGKERLIDVVWDTAADAVYQVEIEVSGMDRPGFALDVMNAISDSKTNVNAINARTTKNKLAIVDMKVEIHNIGHLKVILDKLKKVKDVMEVKRLTPS; translated from the coding sequence TTGCCCATAGATGATTTAATAAAACAAGTAAGAGAATATAATCCCGATGCAGATGTGGGTTTTATACAGGATGCATATGAGTTTGCAAAGGAAGCTCATAAGGGTCAGCAGAGACGTTCTGGGCAGGAATATATTGTTCATCCAGTAGAAGCAGCTAAAATCCTAGCTGATTTACATATGGATGTGATAACTATAGTTACTGGGCTTCTTCATGATGTAGTTGAAGATACAGACGTGCCCCTTAGTAAAATATGCGAGGCCTTTGGTGAAGACGTGGCTCAGCTTGTGGATGGTGTCACAAAGCTTAGCAGAATTGAATTTAAATCCAAAGAAGAGCAGCAGGTAGAAAACCTTAGAAAAATGTTCCTTGCCATGGCAAAGGATATACGGGTTATCATAATTAAGCTGGCAGATAGACTTCATAACATGCGTACCCTTAGACACCAATCCCCGGAAAAGCAAAGGGAAATTGCAGAAGAAACTCTAGAGATTTTTGCTCCCCTTGCCCACAGGCTTGGTATTTTTAGGATTAAATGGGAATTAGAGGATTTAGCATTGCGCTACATGCATCCTCAAAAATATTATCAATTGGTTCAATCCATATCCATGAAACGTCAGGAAAGGGAGCAGTATATTAACGAGGTTATTGCCATTTTAAAAGCCAAACTGGATGAAGTAGGCATTAAGTCCGATATTCAAGGTCGTCCAAAGCATTTCTACAGCATTTACAATAAAATGGAAAAGCAGCAGAAGCACATTAATGAAATATATGATTTAATTGCCGTTCGCCTTGTAGTTGATTCTGTTAAGGATTGCTATGGAGCTCTTGGAATTATTCATACCCTTTGGAAGCCAATTCCAATGAGATTTAAGGATTATATAGCAATGCCAAAACCAAATATGTATCAATCGCTGCATACTACAGTTTTAGGCCCCAGGGGAGAGCCTTTTGAAATACAAATTCGTACATGGGATATGCATAAAACAGCGGAGTTTGGTATAGCTGCCCACTGGGAGTACAAGGAAGGCCATGTTGGAGATCAGAAGTTTAATGAAAAGCTTATCTGGCTTCGCCAGCTGTTAGATTGGCAGAGAGATCAAAAGGATGCTAGTGAATTTATGGAGTCACTTAAGGTTGACTTCTTTTCAGACCGGGTGTATGTGTTTACACCGGCAGGTGATGTTGTGGAACTGCCGGCAGGTTCAGTCCCAATTGATTTCGCATATAGAATTCACTCTGATGTTGGTCATCAATGTGTAGGAGCAAAGGTAAATGGTAAAATTGTACCATTAGATTATCAGCTTAAAACTGGAGATATTGTAGAAGTACTCACATATAAGAGTAGTGGACCCAGCAGAGACTGGTTAAACCTGGTGCAGACGTCCCAGGCCAAAAATCGTATAAGACAATGGTTTAGAAAAGAGCAAAGAGAAGAAAATATTATAAAGGGAAGGGAAATATTAGAAAAAGAATGCAAAAAGCTAGGTCTTCCAATGGGAGACACCCTTAAAACCAATAATTTACTAGAGGCAGCCAAAAGGTACAACATTATGAGTGTTGATGATCTTTATGTTGCTTTTGCAGAGGGAGCCATAAGCGCAATACAGGTTCTCCATTGGATAAAGGATAATTTTAAAATAAAAATTAAGAAAGATACCAAGGAAGAAACTCAGCCAGGTCCAGAGAAACCACTAAAACCATTTTCTGGATACGGAAAACCTTCAAGTGGCGTTAGAGTAAAGGGGATAGATAATCTGCTTGTTCGCCTTTCAAGGTGCTGTAACCCCTTGCCAGGTGATAAGATTATAGGCTATATTACAAAGGGCAGGGGAGTATCTATTCATAGAACTGATTGTCCTAATGTAGCTGACAGCCTTAATGGAAAGGAAAGGCTAATAGATGTTGTATGGGATACAGCAGCCGATGCAGTTTATCAAGTTGAGATAGAGGTAAGTGGTATGGATAGACCTGGATTTGCCCTTGATGTTATGAATGCAATTTCAGACTCCAAAACCAATGTGAATGCCATAAATGCTAGAACCACCAAGAATAAGCTAGCCATAGTTGATATGAAGGTGGAAATTCATAATATTGGTCATTTGAAAGTAATTCTTGATAAGTTAAAAAAAGTAAAGGATGTCATGGAAGTAAAGAGATTGACGCCCTCCTAA